CCGACCGTATTTTTGAGATCGTTGAACGCATTCTCGGCGGTTTTGGATGTATCGGCGATCAAAGACGCTTCGTCCTCGGCGCGCCTTCCGACTCTCCAGTGCGGTAGCGGAAAGTTCGGCCGCGACGGATGCGTTCTCGCTTCCGTTTTCTTTGCTTTCTTTAATGGTACGTTGAACTTTTTCAATGAAGAGATTCACTTGCTTTGCCATCTGTCCAATTTCATTGTTACCGATGACAGGGATCCGTTTTGTCAAGTCACCGTCGCTGCTTGCCAGGTCGTGGGCGGCATCTTGGACTGTTTGGAGGTTCTTTGAAATAAAACGGCTTATATACAGAGCCAGAAAAACGGCAAGGGCGATCGAGCCGCCGGCTACAAGCAGGATCATGGATTTCATTGCAAATATTTTACTGTTCGCTTCTTCGATGGTCTTCTTTTGTAGCTTTAGAACATGGTTGTGCATTTCATCGAGTGTCAACATGATTTTTTCTGTGATCTCTTCAGCTATCGTCGCAGAATCGTGTTTTATACGTTCGACAATTTGAAAATATTGCACAATCTCGTCTTGAAGCAAATCGAGCTGTTTGCGCAATATCTTGTCTTCGGTGGTTTTTTTCAATGATTTTATTCTCTTCTCAATTGCATCTTTTTTTGTATGATATTGACGAAAATAGGTATCGTTTCCGGTTATGACATAATTGTCGATCAAGTGCACAGATTCCAGCAGATTTTTTTCCAATGTCGTGATACGGGATACCAGCGTATCCGTATGCTTGATTGCTTCCGCGCTTTTTGCTGCATCCGAAAAACCTTTGAAAGCAAAACCGTATGCAAACAACGACATCAAAATGATAACGCCGAATGCCAACAGGATGATTTGTCTCATGCTCATATTGTTCATCTTTCTGCCTTAGTTAAAGAAATTGATCCCTAATAAAGCGGGTTTTTTTCAAATCATGCAGTATGTAAAAGTGCCTTTTTCAACCGTTTGCGAAAGATGGAAGAGAAGGTTTTGACGTGCCCGGGAACACTTCTGGTCCGACTTATCCGACAGTAACAGAACGATTACATTAAGTTATGGTACATATTCGTTTGCATGTTTGATTTGTGGATATATCGGTCAGTGTGCCGGAAAGTTTATGGAAAATTCTTCTTTTTCAGAACTTTTTAGCCCAGAATCTTTTGCACGGCGGCCGAGCACATCGCCAGGCCGAAGGCGCCGGTAACGCCGACGAAGCTTCCCTTGGTGGTACATTTGGGTGTTTCCGGGCTGAAAAGTGCGAGAAAGTCCCCTTTGAAACCGCTCTTTTTCAACTCGTAGCGGATCTTTCGCGCAAAAGGATCGCCGTGGGTTTTCCAGATGGAGTCGATCTCGATTTTGGTCGGGTCGATCTTTCGGGCGCCGCCGGTGGCGCTGATCAGTTTGGGCCACACTTTGTGGGCCAGGGCGATTTTGGCGCGGATGTCGTCGATGGCGTCGAGTACCAGGTCGTAAGGGGTGAAATCGAATTGTTCGATCCAACCGGCATCCACTTTCGCCACGATCGGTGTGATAGTGGGGTAGAGCTCCGCCAGACGTTTGACTTTGAGGGCTCCCACCGCTTCGCTGCCGATCTGCCGGTTCATGTTCGTCTCGTCGAAGATGTCATAATCGACGATCGTGATCTTCTCGATGCCGGTGCGAAAGAGACAGTCGAGGCAGAAGCTTCCTACGCCCCCGACCCCCAGCAACAGAATCTTCGCTTTTGCAAGTTTTTCGTGGTCTTCTCCAAAAAGCATCCGGCAACGTTCGAAACGCATCAGTTTTTCCTTTCGAAAAAAGGGTCGCCGGTCGCCGGTCGCTGTTCACTTGTCGATGGATATAGTGTAGGCGAACAGGCCCCCAATGACCATCCGGTTTCAAACGTAAAAGTGGGGCGAGGCCCCGTTTGAAGGACCAACGACCGACGACCGGCGACCAAATTATCCAATCCACCCCTCCAGTCGCTTCAAATCTTCGTAACTGGTCAGATCGAGCTGAACGGGGGTGATGCTGACGTAGCCCTCTTTGATCGCTTCGAAATCGCAGAGCCGGTTTTCGTCGGGGACCCATCGCAGCGGATGGAGTCCCAGCCAGTAGTACTCTTCGCCCCGGGGGTTGCGGTGGACCTGGGCGTCGTTGCCATAGAGCCTGTAGCCGGCTTTGGTGATTTTGTAACCCCGGCACTCGTTGGGGGAGATGGGCGGGACGTTGATATTGAGAAAACGCCGCTCCGTCAGCGGAAAACCCTCATCAAGAATCTTTTTGCAGACGACGTAAGCCGCCTCTTTGGCCAATTCGTAGCCGAGTTCGTCGATCTCCCGGCAACCGTAACCGCCGCATACCTGACTGACGGCCACGCCGGGAATGCCCTGCAGCACCGCCTCCATCGCACCGGCAGCCGTCCCGGAGTAGGTGATGTCTTCTCCCATGTTGGCCCCTTTGTTGATGCCGCTGACCACCAGGTCGGGCAGCCGGTTTTCATCGAACAGGGCGTATTTGCCAAGGTAGACACAGTCTGTCGGCGTCCCGTCGTCGAGTTTGAAAAAGTCGTCGTCGAGCTCCACGAAACGAAGCGGACGGGTCAGGGTGAGACTGTGGCCGCAGGCCGATTTTTCGAGGGTGGGCGCGACGATCGTGACATGGCCAAGAGGACGCAACGCCTCGGCGAGCGCATGAAGCCCCGGCGATTCGAAGCCGTCGTCGTTGGTGATGAGAATCCGTTTCAAAAGCCTCTCCGGAATTTTTTCCGCATTATAGTATATTCCGGTTGTGAAGTGTTGGAAGCAAATATCGGTTATAATTGCCGCATGATGGAAATCTCTTTCAACGAAAAACCTCTTGTGCATCTCCCGTCTCTGAAAGGGTACCGTGACGTTAGGAGCGAAAAACCGGTTGCCGAGTTTATCGAAGGGCGGTTCGTGTTGCTTCACTTTTTCACGGGCGGATGCGTCAACTGTCTTCACACACTTGCCGAACTCGAGCGCATCGAGTGGCCGGAAGAGCTCGTTTTGGTGGGTGTGCATACGGGAAAATTCGACAGAGAAAAAGAGGATGGCTGGATCAAAGCGATGATCGCACGGTACGGCATCGACCATCCAGTCATCAACGACGCAGATGGAAAACTCAAAAGCGGTATGGCCGTCCGTGCCTGGCCGACGCTGATTCTGGCCTCTGCGGAAGGGTACGAAATCGCCAGGGCGAGCGGGGAGGGCAGGGCCGAAGGAATTTTGGAGAAATTTTACGCGTACAGGGGCGAAAGAGAGTTGAAGCGGATGCAGAAAAGAGCGATCGAAAGAGGT
This genomic interval from Hydrogenimonas urashimensis contains the following:
- a CDS encoding HAMP domain-containing protein; translated protein: MRQIILLAFGVIILMSLFAYGFAFKGFSDAAKSAEAIKHTDTLVSRITTLEKNLLESVHLIDNYVITGNDTYFRQYHTKKDAIEKRIKSLKKTTEDKILRKQLDLLQDEIVQYFQIVERIKHDSATIAEEITEKIMLTLDEMHNHVLKLQKKTIEEANSKIFAMKSMILLVAGGSIALAVFLALYISRFISKNLQTVQDAAHDLASSDGDLTKRIPVIGNNEIGQMAKQVNLFIEKVQRTIKESKENGSENASVAAELSATALESRKARRGRSVFDRRYIQNRRECVQRSQKYGRYRQ
- the surE gene encoding 5'/3'-nucleotidase SurE encodes the protein MKRILITNDDGFESPGLHALAEALRPLGHVTIVAPTLEKSACGHSLTLTRPLRFVELDDDFFKLDDGTPTDCVYLGKYALFDENRLPDLVVSGINKGANMGEDITYSGTAAGAMEAVLQGIPGVAVSQVCGGYGCREIDELGYELAKEAAYVVCKKILDEGFPLTERRFLNINVPPISPNECRGYKITKAGYRLYGNDAQVHRNPRGEEYYWLGLHPLRWVPDENRLCDFEAIKEGYVSITPVQLDLTSYEDLKRLEGWIG
- a CDS encoding tRNA threonylcarbamoyladenosine dehydratase, with the protein product MRFERCRMLFGEDHEKLAKAKILLLGVGGVGSFCLDCLFRTGIEKITIVDYDIFDETNMNRQIGSEAVGALKVKRLAELYPTITPIVAKVDAGWIEQFDFTPYDLVLDAIDDIRAKIALAHKVWPKLISATGGARKIDPTKIEIDSIWKTHGDPFARKIRYELKKSGFKGDFLALFSPETPKCTTKGSFVGVTGAFGLAMCSAAVQKILG